The Eremothecium cymbalariae DBVPG#7215 chromosome 8, complete sequence genome has a window encoding:
- the FYV6 gene encoding Fyv6p (similar to Ashbya gossypii AAL031W): MSDDFDAETKPECKSLQEQLRLNSINKQAEFQRQIEERNSMINRMSFEDVKYYEKLKDDALKKEQETKEFLDGQVRLFEKKQQKIHANATKKPEHIDLNSSGISDGKKFLVDKLGVIKKPASKRKKIRLISKPSSRGGS; encoded by the coding sequence ATGTCAGATGATTTTGATGCTGAGACAAAGCCCGAATGCAAGAGTCTTCAGGAGCAGCTTCGTCTGAACTCTATTAACAAGCAGGCAGAATTTCAGCGACAAATTGAAGAACGCAATTCTATGATAAATCGGATGAGCTTTGAAGATGTTAAATATTatgagaagttgaaagatgATGCTctgaaaaaagaacaggAGACAAAAGAGTTTTTAGATGGGCAGGTGAGActgtttgaaaagaagcagcaaaAAATCCATGCCAATGCAACTAAGAAGCCGGAACATATAGATCTGAATAGTAGCGGAATATCTGATGGTAAGAAATTTTTGGTAGATAAGTTAGGTGTGATTAAAAAGCCTGCTTCTAAGCGCAAGAAGATACGATTAATTTCGAAACCGTCATCCAGAGGTGGTAGTTGA
- the APL4 gene encoding AP-1 complex subunit gamma (similar to Ashbya gossypii ADR064C) has protein sequence MGSLRTFIKDVRAAKTLAEERSMITKESAKIRTRLKDDHLSLSKRRKNIQKLLYLYILGEKTHFAQVECINLIASDEFENKRLGYLAAMLLLDEKQELLTLLTNILKSDINHPTKYVVSMVLCTLGTLTSVELARDLYPDVEQILKFSKDRYLLKKAFQCAAKIVIKDPYLASVFHPYTVKIFSMPDVCTHGVLLGVNQLLQSMATVVKSNEFNDYDAVASTILKVVPELLGILKQTNSSTLNTAYDVHGVCDPFLQVETLYTLRLIFLTFKDEVSSYNSKFTSILGKMVTNVESSKNSANAILYEIVRTVFTLESQDSLRVQSINILAKFLSGKDINTKYVALNSLLQVVSLEPQAVQTHRKFISRCLFDPDISIQKRALELIFNIIEDSNMKETVDELVNFITLSDGEERDLILYTVEHLLTMFDIRGIKSKGWTLAVVIRILKSMGEHLTVEIIGEILVMINNATELSDKRDIALQLLQLSLSKDQPIISEDNFGWKLITVWIIGEYANLVLGEPGVTDISLTGYLNNLNNIYSDDHKLIGYILTAALKLSSRISDPGCIEKLRQLVKAHEQNTDLVIQTKAVHYSILFSQPKEIKTAFLEAMPVFIKNVAHELDSGEKAISRKPVQTDLLGDLLSDIPSEKKPVASISNKPGGGSLDLLLHSFTNKNPSLGASAPLTTTTTSSTSDQPVTIPNIQISENIPSSALEIHTSSAIQVFSHVESANQGSANIRLFFKAKSSVTQLAVLVAVSKTQKLNLGTISRVNMIPGQVATQLLTITGSGILKFRIKLSSQNGINLQFDHKFDTTL, from the coding sequence ATGGGGTCATTAAGAACTTTTATTAAGGACGTTAGGGCAGCGAAGACGTTGGCGGAGGAAAGATCTATGATTACCAAAGAATCGGCTAAGATTAGGACAAGACTGAAAGATGACCATCTGTCGCTTTCGAAGAGGCGGAAGAATATCCAGAAGTTATTGTATTTGTATATCTTGGGGGAGAAGACGCATTTTGCGCAGGTGGAGTGCATTAATCTTATTGCATCGGACGAGTTTGAGAACAAGAGATTAGGGTACCTGGCAGCGATGTTGCTTTTGGATGAAAAGCAGGAATTACTGACTTTGTTGACGAACATATTGAAAAGCGATATCAACCACCCGACGAAGTATGTCGTTTCGATGGTGTTATGTACATTGGGCACTCTTACTTCGGTTGAACTGGCTCGGGACTTATATCCTGACGTGGAACAAATCTTAAAGTTTAGTAAGGACCGCtatttattgaagaaagcGTTCCAGTGTGCAGCAAAGATTGTGATCAAAGACCCCTATTTGGCCAGTGTTTTTCATCCATATACAGTGAAAATCTTCTCAATGCCGGATGTTTGCACACACGGTGTTCTGTTAGGTGTGAACCAACTGTTGCAATCCATGGCTACTGTTGTAAAGTCAAATGAATTCAACGACTACGATGCGGTTGCTTCGACCATATTAAAAGTGGTCCCTGAATTATTAGGTATTTTGAAACAAACAAACTCTTCTACGCTCAACACTGCATATGATGTTCATGGAGTATGCGACCCCTTTCTTCAAGTTGAAACGTTATACACTCTTCGTTTGATATTCCTTActtttaaagatgaagTTAGCAGCTATAATAGCAAGTTCACTTCAATATTGGGCAAAATGGTTACAAATGTTGAATCTTCTAAGAACAGTGCCAATGCAATTTTATATGAGATTGTTCGAACAGTTTTCACCCTCGAGTCTCAAGACTCTCTAAGGGTTCAGAGTATCAACATCCTAGCTAAGTTTTTATCCGGGAAGGATATAAACACCAAGTATGTTGCATTGAACTCTTTGCTACAGGTTGTATCTCTTGAACCGCAAGCTGTACAGACCCATAGAAAGTTTATTTCTCGGTGTTTGTTTGATCCTGATATTTCGATCCAGAAGAGAGCCCTGGAATTGATTTTCAACATAATTGAAGACTCTAATATGAAGGAAACAGTTGATGAGCTGGTAAATTTTATCACTTTAAGCGACGGAGAAGAGCGTGATCTTATTTTATACACTGTGGAGCACTTACTCACTATGTTTGATATCCGTGGCATCAAATCTAAAGGGTGGACGTTGGCTGTTGTAATTCGAATCCTAAAAAGCATGGGCGAGCATTTGACAGTTGAAATTATCGGCGAAATTTTAGTCATGATCAATAATGCTACTGAGCTATCCGACAAAAGAGATATTGCACTTCAATTGTTACAActatctttatcaaagGATCAGCCTATCATTTCAGAAGACAATTTTGGTTGGAAATTGATCACAGTTTGGATTATTGGCGAATACGCCAATCTAGTGCTAGGTGAACCTGGTGTAACGGATATATCTTTAACAGGATATTTGAACAACTTAAACAATATCTACTCCGATGATCACAAGCTCATTGGTTACATATTGACAGCGGCTTTAAAGTTATCATCCAGAATCAGCGATCCTGGCTGCATAGAGAAACTAAGACAATTGGTAAAGGCTCATGAGCAGAACACTGACTTGGTTATTCAAACTAAGGCTGTCCACTACAGCATTCTTTTCAGCCAACCTAAGGAGATTAAAACAGCTTTTCTTGAGGCTATGCCAGtcttcattaaaaatgtCGCCCACGAACTCGACAGTGGAGAGAAAGCTATTTCAAGAAAGCCTGTTCAAACAGATTTATTGGGAGATTTACTAAGTGATATACCATCGGAAAAAAAGCCTGTTGCGTCAATCTCAAATAAACCTGGTGGTGGTTCGCTTGACTTACTGCTCCATTCATTCACAAATAAAAACCCGAGCCTTGGAGCGTCAGCGCCCCTAACCACAACAACGACATCCTCAACTTCCGACCAGCCAGTAACTATCCCTAATATCCAGATATCGGAAAACATCCCTTCGTCAGCATTAGAAATTCATACTTCTTCTGCCATTCAAGTCTTTAGTCATGTCGAATCTGCGAATCAGGGTAGTGCAAATATACGGCTATTCTTTAAGGCAAAATCTAGCGTAACTCAGCTAGCTGTACTTGTGGCGGTATCTAAAACGCAGAAACTAAATTTAGGTACCATCAGCAGAGTTAATATGATACCGGGCCAGGTGGCCACACAATTGCTGACCATTACTGGGTCTGGAATACTGAAGTTTCGCATTAAGCTAAGTTCACAGAATGGTATTAATCTACAGTTTGACCATAAATTCGATACAACACTCTAA
- the JJJ2 gene encoding Jjj2p (similar to Ashbya gossypii AEL112C), with protein MVTDEIKLDETTYYSVLGLPFDTTEMHIRKSYMRLARELHPDKSKSKEAAELFKIVAHAHSILTDKEKKLKYDKTLISKGLHTYIPKGGIIESLESPNRVHSKSKKSSSLSSKSKTPKAAKPYEEQPYGFGTEFELENDSRLSTTPSDKTHSMSGGHKSFNLKSYQHQRNPESPVNDTKKCSTFSARFIYPSNAERLKDSRDTNLLNDEYPVKMPKKDMLESPGSPFPSSSHRHYARTKFEARRRGKRSTSPLKTVPTSRTDSLDGLRTIINKFSDQVKVNGCHSPDIPPEKKDGIGTPEEQSDLEPDYTKIAENNETEPNMQEYIGIDSFASKSSEEEMDFKLGELNNSLPEERETFNMRNVSDSLDRMNVKRQKLSKASSMPPENIILQMQPTIITDDPANLSQPVNKPIPRLYKLDVIPPGEFGMDLSISNIQLPPIPTLQCNILDKSEIEICKKQILAFNNEATRVKRKLLFILSNRSVADELLKDRLIRVENMAAYIESRNYDIEVVSKLIEIQHRQRIVAESFTNLLRSVYATGTFS; from the coding sequence ATGGTTACCGACGAAATCAAACTAGATGAAACAACATATTATTCCGTCTTAGGACTACCATTTGATACCACTGAGATGCATATCAGGAAGTCATATATGCGGCTGGCTCGAGAATTACATCCTGATAAGTCAAAATCAAAGGAAGCAGCAGAATTGTTCAAGATAGTTGCTCATGCACACTCAATCCTAACAGATAAGGAGAAGAAACTGAAATATGACAAGACACTAATATCCAAGGGGCTTCATACATATATTCCAAAGGGCGGAATAATAGAATCGTTGGAGTCTCCAAATAGAGTTCATTCGAAGTCAAAAAAATCTTCCTCCTTGTCCTCCAAGAGTAAGACACCCAAAGCTGCTAAGCCATATGAAGAGCAGCCATATGGGTTTGGTACTGAATTTGAGTTGGAGAATGATTCGAGGCTTTCTACGACCCCTAGTGATAAAACGCATTCAATGTCCGGTGGACATAAATCATTTAATCTTAAAAGTTATCAGCATCAGCGCAATCCTGAATCGCCAGTAAATGATACCAAAAAGTGCTCGACATTTAGTGCTAGGTTTATCTATCCTTCTAATGCGGAACGTCTGAAGGACTCCCGCGATACAAACTTGTTAAATGACGAGTATCCCGTTAAAATGCCCAAAAAGGATATGCTTGAATCCCCTGGCTCACCTTTCCCAAGTTCCAGTCATCGCCATTATGCTAGAACCAAGTTTGAAGCTCGCCGGCGTGGCAAAAGGTCTACATCGCCTCTGAAGACAGTCCCTACATCTAGAACAGATAGTTTAGATGGGCTAAGGACCATCATAAATAAATTCAGCGACCAAGTGAAGGTTAATGGTTGTCATTCCCCTGATATACCTCCtgaaaaaaaggatggGATAGGTACACCGGAGGAACAGAGTGATCTTGAGCCTGATTACACTAAGATTGCCGAAAATAATGAGACAGAACCAAACATGCAAGAGTATATCGGCATTGATAGTTTTGCCTCTAAAtcatctgaagaagaaatggATTTCAAATTGGGAGAACTAAACAATTCCCTCCCTGAAGAACGCGAGACATTCAACATGAGGAACGTTAGCGATTCTTTGGATCGGATGAACGTTAAGAGACAAAAACTATCAAAAGCTTCCTCCATGCCTCCAGAGAATATTATACTGCAAATGCAGCCAACGATTATAACAGATGATCCCGCCAATTTATCTCAACCTGTTAATAAACCAATTCCAAGATTATACAAACTGGATGTAATTCCTCCTGGGGAATTCGGAATGGATCTTTCGATATCCAATATTCAATTGCCTCCCATTCCAACTCTCCAGTGTAATATTTTAGACAAGTCTGAAATTGAGATATGCAAAAAGCAAATACTAGCATTTAATAATGAAGCCACTCGtgtgaaaagaaaactacTTTTTATCTTATCTAACAGATCTGTAGCTGATGAACTACTTAAAGACAGACTGATAAGAGTGGAAAATATGGCTGCTTACATCGAATCTAGGAATTACGATATCGAAGTTGTGTCAAAGCTAATCGAGATCCAACATCGACAAAGGATAGTAGCTGAATCCTTTACAAATTTATTGAGAAGTGTTTACGCTACTGGGACTTTTAGTTAA
- the CAF4 gene encoding Caf4p (similar to Ashbya gossypii AEL314W), translated as MSGGSSGEQFVQLGKTLSTTASVVFGSQSMEDTILSYSSPYKKILHDTITTSGGKSSLMKLERTGRKFMPFGRRNTAFQDLFHATSGKSYFRNGFSDTRTSFQVLSYLSDDMLADVPGIDAVSMNTKLLKEGSEKSRKRKGANVHKRGPSLFQGFEASLPVINQTLHNHKKGIQGRDIKKTTGAENAEHEPRGDVVSEDEEGVYDESGYSEEFTLPKGVNPDQINNSYSLKTLRNSVQLITDNLDMLEIQKKLAASEIRELDVKMERLKVMRDLVFQRVAKVEQNELFLEKTLMAVRDRIDMIEEYNLDKEAEAEDDSYVKIDSSTVNAEASASLSPLPDGTPGSGDTIVQGELPSASIHESRIPKMYKQLNHLHTNEKKAQQHELRRTRKTYPTLQQYYEPGTNITSFPLAHEESITCLDFNMPFGTLCSAGKLDPTIKIWNLSKNTHVGSITGHLATVSCMQMDQYNTLITGGRDALLKMWDIKRAIDGDSAPEDVCIYTFDSHVDEITALSFDDDHLVSGSQDRTIRQWDLNNGKCVQTLDISFASGGNLSRSIYSSTILNPDEPPIIGALQCYDAALATGTKDGVVRLWDLRSGRVVRTLDGHSDAITSLEFDSLHLVTGSLDKSIRIWDLRTGALADAFAYDHSVTSLQFDLNKIVAANREGTVKIYDRKEKKHWFCGGDEHTENNVEYVRYKDGYLVEGRANGDINAWAI; from the coding sequence ATGTCAGGCGGTAGCTCTGGGGAGCAATTTGTGCAGTTGGGAAAGACGTTGTCGACCACGGCGTCTGTGGTTTTTGGATCGCAGTCGATGGAGGATACAATTTTATCCTATAGTAGTCCTTACAAAAAGATATTGCATGATACAATCACTACGTCCGGTGGTAAATCGAGTTTGATGAAGTTGGAGCGGACTGGACGAAAATTCATGCCTTTTGGGAGGAGAAATACTGCGTTTCAGGACCTTTTTCATGCTACTTCAGGCAAGAGCTATTTCAGAAATGGGTTTAGTGATACTAgaacaagttttcaagTACTTAGCTATTTAAGCGATGACATGTTAGCTGATGTACCGGGTATAGATGCAGTTTCTATGAATACtaagttgttgaaggaaGGGAGTGAAAAATCTAGAAAAAGGAAGGGCGCGAATGTTCATAAGAGGGGTCCGTCGCTCTTTCAAGGGTTTGAAGCTTCACTCCCGGTAATCAATCAAACTCTACATAACCATAAAAAAGGTATTCAAGGTAgggatattaaaaaaactaCTGGTGCTGAGAATGCAGAGCATGAGCCAAGAGGTGACGTTGTTTctgaagacgaagaaggTGTATACGACGAGTCTGGTTATTCGGAAGAATTTACCTTACCAAAAGGCGTTAATCCTGATCAGATCAACAATTCTtattctttgaaaactttaagGAATTCTGTGCAGTTGATAACTGATAATTTAGATATGTTGGAGATCCAAAAAAAGTTGGCAGCTAGTGAAATTCGTGAGTTAGATGTTAAAATGGAAAGACTAAAAGTTATGCGTGACCTAGTATTTCAGAGAGTTGCCAAGGTGGAGCAAAATGAActgtttttggaaaaaacCCTCATGGCTGTTAGAGATAGGATAGATATGATAGAGGAATATAACTTGGACAAGGAAGCGGAAGCGGAAGATGATAGCTATGTAAAGATAGATTCATCTACAGTTAATGCTGAAGCAAGTGCTTCTCTCTCACCATTGCCTGATGGTACACCGGGATCTGGTGATACTATTGTCCAAGGGGAATTGCCATCCGCGTCTATTCATGAATCAAGAATACCAAAAATGTATAAACAGCTAAATCACTTGCATACGaatgaaaagaaagcaCAACAGCATGAATTGCGTCGCACAAGGAAAACATATCCAACCTTACAACAATATTATGAACCTGGTACTAATATCACGTCATTCCCCCTGGCGCATGAGGAAAGCATCACCTGTCTTGATTTTAACATGCCATTTGGTACTCTATGTTCTGCTGGTAAGTTAGATCCAACTATTAAAATTTGGAACTTGAGTAAGAACACACATGTGGGCTCTATTACGGGGCACTTAGCCACCGTCAGTTGTATGCAAATGGATCAATATAATACGCTGATTACAGGTGGTCGTGATGCGTTGCTGAAAATGTGGGATATAAAAAGAGCTATTGATGGTGATTCTGCGCCGGAAGACGTTTGTATCTATACCTTCGATTCTcatgttgatgaaattaCTGCTTTAAGctttgatgatgatcatTTAGTCTCCGGCTCACAGGATAGAACTATTCGTCAATGGGATTTGAACAATGGGAAATGTGTCCAAACCTTAGATATCAGTTTTGCTTCAGGAGGTAATCTCTCTAGATCGATTTACAGTTCGACTATATTGAACCCGGATGAACCACCAATTATTGGTGCCTTACAATGCTATGATGCTGCACTAGCCACAGGTACCAAAGATGGTGTTGTACGGTTGTGGGATTTAAGATCTGGCCGAGTGGTTCGCACATTGGACGGCCATTCTGATGCCATCACCTCCTTAGAGTTTGATTCTCTGCATTTAGTAACTGGTTCCTTAGATAAAAGCATTAGAATCTGGGACCTTAGAACAGGGGCTTTGGCTGATGCATTTGCATATGATCATTCAGTGACTTCCTTGCAATTTGATCTGAATAAAATTGTAGCCGCTAACCGCGAAGGAACCGTTAAGATCTATGATAGAAAGGAGAAAAAACATTGGTTTTGTGGTGGAGATGAACATACTGAAAATAATGTGGAGTACGTTAGATACAAGGATGGATACTTAGTCGAAGGGCGGGCAAATGGTGATATCAATGCATGGGCAATCTAA
- the SPC34 gene encoding Spc34p (similar to Ashbya gossypii AEL315W), which yields MLSSVVKKTTNFTLIRSCTDRVINNSQNSQLTIYQRDQYKMSESLQYCLDQIKQSADSISTLYFKPPGIFQNALVHSSTTSYADIITRLIRDGDPIDELSLFSVESEGKIRRKDGKVGVYDHLTERAASLKRNRLLGLPEETPIVRVPKEFYLRQHDLVTKKKEKHNRDFNFDEYSQESGGMFDVLLKTFTADTEAKNLLYALQNGSVITDEGLSSRRKTMFVEDFAADLVLRLLHEIVTQWPLNEYRAKYNRLLSMYQDIHEDIQKLRAQVDAQESRLQSQEAITDAEDDYEASSEPSSGVALLIQQELDEIKTLEREIGQLKYHSSE from the coding sequence ATGTTATCTTCGGtagttaaaaaaacaacaaacttcACATTAATTCGTTCATGTACCGATAGAGTAATAAATAACTCACAAAATAGCCAGTTAACTATATACCAAAGAGACCAATATAAGATGTCAGAGTCTTTACAATATTGCCTTGATCAGATCAAACAATCTGCAGATTCCATTTCTACACTCTATTTTAAGCCTCCTGGTATTTTCCAGAATGCCTTGGTGCATAGTTCTACAACGTCTTATGCAGATATAATTACCAGATTGATAAGAGATGGTGATCCGATAGACGAGCTTTCGCTCTTCAGTGTAGAATCAGAGGGTAAGATACGAAGAAAGGACGGAAAGGTTGGCGTGTATGATCATCTCACGGAACGTGCTGCTTCATTAAAGCGCAACCGATTATTAGGTTTGCCAGAGGAAACACCAATTGTGCGTGTACCAAAAGAATTCTATTTGAGGCAACACGACCTTGTTACcaaaaagaaggagaaaCATAACAGGGACTTTAACTTTGATGAGTATTCTCAAGAATCTGGTGGCATGTTTGACGTCTTACTCAAAACGTTCACGGCTGATACCGAGGCCAAAAATCTGCTATACGCACTCCAGAATGGCAGTGTGATCACTGATGAAGGTTTATCTTCTAGAAGGAAAACTATGTTTGTAGAGGACTTTGCTGCAGACCTAGTGTTGCGTCTTCTCCACGAGATAGTCACACAATGGCCACTTAACGAGTACAGAGCTAAGTACAATCGTCTACTCTCAATGTACCAAGACATCCACGAAGACATCCAAAAGCTGCGAGCTCAAGTGGACGCCCAGGAATCCAGGCTGCAATCCCAGGAAGCTATCACAGACGCGGAAGACGACTACGAGGCCTCTTCCGAACCTTCCTCAGGTGTTGCCCTTCTGATACAACAAGAActtgatgaaataaaaaccttGGAACGTGAAATAGGACAATTAAAGTACCACTCCAGTGAATAA
- the KAE1 gene encoding tRNA N6-adenosine threonylcarbamoyltransferase (similar to Ashbya gossypii AEL316W) produces MVNLNSIPPCNGRGYYLALGLEGSANKLGVGVIKHPLLAQHEDSDLSHICHAEILSNIRHTYITPPGEGFLPRDTARHHRNWVVRIVRRALDEAGIQDPRELDVICFTKGPGMGSPLHSVVVAARTMSLLWDVPLVGVNHCIGHIEMGREITKAKNPVVLYVSGGNTQVIAYSENRYRIFGETLDIAVGNCLDRFARTLKIPNEPSPGYNIEQLAKQCKNKDKIVLLPYTVKGMDLSMSGILAYIDTLAKDLFKKNKKASLLFDSKTGEQKVTVEDLCYSLQENLFAMLVEITERAMSHVNSNQVLIVGGVGSNVRLQEMMAAMCKDRSEGKVHATDERFCIDNGVMIAQAGLLQYRTGHKVKDLAETVVTQRFRTDEVYISWRD; encoded by the coding sequence ATGGTGAATTTGAACAGTATCCCACCATGCAATGGGCGAGGTTACTATTTGGCGTTGGGTTTAGAAGGTTCTGCGAATAAGCTCGGTGTTGGTGTAATAAAGCATCCATTACTTGCTCAGCATGAAGATAGCGATCTTTCACATATTTGCCATGCAGAAATTCTGTCGAATATCCGTCACACATATATCACTCCTCCAGGCGAAGGGTTTCTTCCTCGTGATACTGCTAGACACCATAGGAATTGGGTTGTAAGAATTGTGCGGCGTGCGCTTGATGAGGCAGGTATTCAAGATCCCCGAGAACTTGATGTAATTTGTTTTACCAAGGGACCAGGCATGGGTTCTCCGTTGCATTCCGTTGTGGTGGCTGCTCGCACAATGTCGCTTCTTTGGGATGTGCCACTAGTGGGGGTTAACCATTGCATTGGGCATATTGAGATGGGGCGGGAGATTACCAAAGCCAAGAATCCAGTGGTATTATACGTAAGTGGCGGCAATACACAGGTGATTGCATATTCAGAGAACCGGTACCGTATATTCGGGGAAACTTTGGACATTGCTGTGGGCAATTGTTTGGATAGGTTTGCAAGAACTCTCAAGATTCCCAATGAGCCGTCTCCTGGATACAATATAGAGCAATTGGCCAAGCAATGCAAGAATAAAGATAAGATTGTGCTCTTGCCGTATACGGTCAAAGGAATGGATCTCTCAATGAGTGGTATTTTAGCGTATATCGACACGCTGGCTAAAGATCTTTTtaagaagaacaaaaaagcTAGTCTCTTATTCGACTCGAAGACTGGCGAACAAAAAGTGACTGTAGAGGATCTTTGTTACTCCTTGCAGGAGAATTTGTTTGCGATGCTTGTAGAAATCACTGAACGTGCTATGTCCCATGTGAACTCTAACCAAGTACTGATTGTAGGTGGAGTAGGATCCAACGTCAGGCTGCAGGAAATGATGGCTGCAATGTGTAAAGACCGTTCTGAAGGGAAAGTGCATGCCACAGACGAAAGATTCTGCATAGATAATGGTGTAATGATTGCTCAAGCTGGCCTGTTACAATATAGAACAGGACATAAAGTGAAAGACTTAGCAGAAACGGTGGTAACTCAGAGATTTAGAACTGACGAGGTTTACATATCGTGGAGAGACTGA
- the YOP1 gene encoding Yop1p (similar to Ashbya gossypii ADR063W 1-intron): MSDFLAKAQRQLQALDKQFAGNKLLEEFERRTNLPKSYAIAGGAGLYLFIIFINVGGVGEILSNFVGFVVPGYYSLVALKSASKDDDTQLLTYWIVFAFFSVIEFWSKAILYWIPFYWFFKTIFLIFIALPQLHGASMVYNRVIAPLTDSYIVGSINKKTDISSKLEQTARDASANTSGAALHSANN; the protein is encoded by the exons ATGAGTGACTTTTTAGCTAAGGCCCAAAGGCAGCTTCAGGCGCTGGATAAG CAATTTGCTGGTAACAAATTATTGGAGGAATTTGAGAGGAGAACCAATTTGCCAAAATCTTACGCAATTGCTGGTGGTGCGGGTTTATACTTGTTTATTATCTTTATCAACGTCGGTGGAGTGGGTGAAATTTTGTCCAACTTCGTTGGGTTTGTAGTGCCAGGTTACTATTCACTTGTTGCGTTGAAGAGTGCATCTAAAGATGATGACACTCAGTTGTTAACCTATTGGATTGTGTTTGCTTTCTTCAGCgttattgaattttggtCCAAGGCAATTCTCTATTGGATTCCTTTCTATTGGTTTTTCAAGACTATTTTCCTAATCTTTATTGCTTTGCCGCAATTACATGGTGCCAGCATGGTGTACAACAGGGTAATTGCACCTTTGACTGATTCATACATTGTAGGGAGTATTAACAAGAAGACAGATATATCATCCAAACTAGAACAAACCGCCAGGGATGCTTCCGCGAATACCAGCGGTGCTGCTCTTCACTCTGCGAACAACTGA